In Bradyrhizobium sp. WD16, the genomic stretch TAGCGGGGGCGCGGCGCGTAATAGCCGCCACCATAGTACCCGCCATCGACGTCGACGCAGCGGCGAACCCAGCGATAGCCGTTCCAGAAGCGGGTGCAGCGGACATAGACCTGTTCGGCCGCGCGGTCGGCCTTGGCAACGCCGGGCAGCGTCATGGCTTCGGCGCGGTTGACGCCCAGCGCACCGGCGGCGAGGGCCGCGACGGCTGCTGAAGCTAAGATGAAACGACGCATCGATATCCTCCTGTTCCCGACGCCCTCCGGCAGGGCCGCATGTTGCGATGGCCGGACTGTAGTTCAGGAGACAGCCGGCTTCCAGCATTGGTTCCGTCGACTCGGCGCCAGGTTCAATGATGCGTCACCAAATGCGGACAAGTCGTGGCCGGTGAATTCATTCCTTGTTCATAGGGGCGACAGGAGTTAACGGGAGGCATGGGCAAGAGACTGATTCCACCCGAACCCGCCGAGGTCGAGGAAGTCGCACTGCGCGAAGCGCTGGAGGAGCGCTACCTCGCTTACGCGCTGTCGACCATCATGCACCGGGCGCTGCCTGACGCGCGCGATGGCCTCAAGCCGGTGCACCGCCGGCTGCTCCACGCCATGCGCCAGCTCCGCCTGGAACCGGGCGGCGGCTTCAAGAAGTCGGCCCGCGTGGTCGGCGACACCATCGGTAAATTCCATCCGCACGGCGACCAGTCGGTCTACGACGCCCTGGTTCGCCTCGCCCAGGATTTCGCCCAGCGCTATCCCCTGGTGGATGGCCAGGGCAACTTCGGCAATGTGGACGGCGATAACGCCGCCGCCATGCGTTACACCGAGGCCCGCCTCACCGAAGTGGCCCGCCTCCTGCTCGAGGGCATCGACGAGGATGCCGTCGATTTTCGCGCCAATTACGATGGCAGCGAGCAGGAGCCGGTGGTGCTGCCCGGGGCCTTCCCGAATCTTCTCGCCAATGGATCGCAGGGCATCGCGGTCGGCATGGCGACCGCGATCCCGCCGCACAACGCCGCCGAACTGTGCGACGCGGCACTGCATCTCATCGACAAGCCGCAGGCGAAGTCGCGCAACCTGATGCGCTGGGTCAAAGGCCCCGACTTCCCCACCGGCGGCATCGTGGTGGATTCGCAGGAGAGCATCGCCGAGGCCTACGCCACCGGCCGCGGCTCGTTCCGCGTCCGCGCCAAGTGGCACCAGGAGGAGGGCGCCCGCGGCACCTGGACGGTCGTCGTCACCGAGATTCCCTGGCTGGTGCAGAAGTCGCGGCTGATCGAGAAGATCGCCGAGCTGCTCAATGAGCGCAAACTGCCGCTGCTCGGCGACATCAGAGACGAATCCGCCGAGGACGTCCGTATCGTCATCGAGCCGAAATCGCGCACGGTCGATCCCGGCCTGCTGATGGAATCGCTGTTCAAGCTCACCGAGCTGGAGAGCCGGATTCCGCTCAATCTCAACGTGCTGGTGAAGGGCCGGATCCCGAAAGTGCTCGGCCTCGCCGAGGTGCTGCGGGAATGGCTCGATCATCGCCGCGAGGTGCTGCTGCGCCGCTCCAACTATCGGCGCCAGCAGATCGAGAACCGCCTCGAAGTTCTCGGCGGCTATCTGATCGCCTACCTCAACCTCGACGAGGTGATCCGCATCATCCGCACCGAGGACGAGCCCAAGCCGGTGCTGATGAAAACCTTCAGCCTGACCGAAGTCCAGGCGGACGCCATCCTCAACATGCGCCTGCGCTCGCTGCGCAAGCTCGAGGAAATGGAGATCAGGAGCGAGGACAAGAAGCTCCGCGCGGAACTCAAGGGCATCCAGGCGATCCTCGGCTCCGAGACCGCGCAGTGGGCGAGGGTCGGCGAGGAGATTCGTTCGGTGCGCGAGAAGTTCGGCCCGAAGACGCCGCTCGGCAAGCGTCGGACCCAGTTCGCCGAAGCTCCCGAGCACGACCTCGCCGCGATGGAAGAGGCGCTGGTCGAGCGCGAGCCGATTACGGTCGTGGTGTCGGACAAGGGCTGGGTGCGCACGCTGAAGGGGCAGGTCGCCGATCTCTCCAACCTGACCTTCAAGACCGACGATCATCTCGCCTATGCCTTCTTCGCCGAGACCACTTCGAAGCTTCTGCTGTTCGCCACCAATGGCCGCTTCTACACGCTCGACGCGGCCAAGCTGCCGGGCGGTCGCGGCCATGGCGAACCGATCCGCATGTTCATCGACATGGAGCAGGATGCTGCAATCGTCGCGCTGTTCGTCAACAAGGGGGGCCGCAAGTTCCTGGTCGCGAGCCACGATGGCCAGGGCTTCGTCGTCAACGAGGACGACTGCATCGCCAATACCCGCAAGGGCAAGCAGGTGCTCAACGTCGCGCCGCCGAACGAGGCGCGCGCACTGACGCCGGTCGACGGCGACACGGTGGCGGTGATCGGCGACAATCGCAAGATGCTGGTGTTCGGCCTCGATCAGGTGCCGGAGATGGCGCGCGGTCGCGGTGTGCGTCTGCAGCGCTACAAGGACGGCGGCCTGTCGGACATCGTCACCTTCAATGCCAAGGACGGCCTGACCTGGCGCGATTCCGCCGGACGCGTATTCGGCACCAGCATGAAGGAGCTGGCCGACTGGCGCGGCAGCCGGGCCGATGCCGGGCGCCTGCCGCCGAAGGGCTTCCCGAAATCGAACAAGTTCGGCAAGACCATCGAATGAGGCGTCTTGCGCTTCGCCAACCATTGCGGGGCGAGGTTCTTGCGTGACACTCTCCGCCGCGCCCCGCAGATCGGGCGCGGCAATCGAGGGCGAGCAGCATGGCGAGCGAGGAATTCAGCGTCCGCGAAGGTGAGCTGGCGGTCGAGCCGCCGCCGCCGACCGATGCCGGTCTCGTCTTCATCGGGCGCATCCATACGCCGTGGACCTCACGCGAGGAGACACCGCGTCAGGGTCGGCAGGATGGTCCGGTCTGCCGTATCGAGATCTTCGATCCATGGGTGCCCGGCCTCAAGGGCCTCGAAGACTACAGGCAGGTCGAGGTGTTCTACTGGCTGCACCGCGCGCGGCGCGACCTCGTGCTGCAGAACCCGCGCAGGGATGGCGATATCCGCGGCGTGTTCGCGCTGCGCTCGCCGGTGCGTCCCAATCCGATCGGCCTGTCGGTCGCGGCGCTGGTGGGCATCGAAGGCAATGTCGTGCTGGTCCGCGGCCTCGACTGTCTCGATGGCACGCCGCTGATCGACCTCAAGCCAGACCGCTGCGCCTATTCGCCGCCGAAGCCCGGTCACTAGTGTGGCGTCTCGCAATTGCCTACCGCCTTTGCGGCAAGCCTGTCGTAGGCAATTGCGAGACGAGCGTCAGATCCATCGCACTAAGGCGTTTTCGAGCGAAGCGGAATGGCCGCGGCGTCATGGCCGTCGGGCTGCCTCGCCAGCGTCACCGCCGGCGACAGCAGGATGTAGCCGGCCTGGACGGCGAAGCCGGCCATGGCGAGGCACAGGCAGGCTTCGGCGCCAAAACGTGCGCCGACCACCGCGCCGATGGCGGCGCCGAGCGGTCGCGCGCCGTAGCTCAGGATGTTGATCGCCGAGACCCGGCCGAGCATCTGCGGCGGTGTCACCGCCTGGCGCAGGGTGGTGGTGCTGATCACCCACAGGATCGGACCGACGCCGAGCAGAAAGAAGCCGCTGGCGGCAAGTGCGGCGGACGGCACGATAATGGTCAGGGCGAGCAGGGCGGAGGCGGCAAACCCGGTCAGCGGGCCGAGCGCGACCACGGTGCCGAAGGCGACATGGCGCAGCAGCCGCGTCGCCGCGAGCGCGCCGATCATCATGCCGACGCCGTACATCGCGAGCGTGGTGCCGACGGCGGCGGCGCTCATCTGCAGATGGCGCAGCGCGTAGGGCACGAAGATCGCGAGGATGACGAAGAACGAGGTCCCGAAGACGAGCTGGGTGACGAACACCGGCCGCAGCAGGGGGTGGGCGGCGACGAAACGGACGCCGTCGCGGAATTCGTCCAATGGACGACGCCCTGACGCGCGCGGTCGAGGCGGTTCGGCGATGCCGGCGAGCAGCCGCGCCGCGACGAGCGACAGGGCCGCCGCCAGCGCGAAAGCCGGTGCCGGCCCGGTCCAGCCGACGAGGAGGCCGCCGAGGGCCGGTCCGCCGGCGAAGGCGACGGTGCGCGCCAGTTCGATCCGGGCATTGGCGGCGGCGAAGGCGGCCGGCGCGACCAGCGCCGGCACCAGTGCGGGCGCGGCGACGCTGAAGGCCACGGTCCCGCAGACCGAAACGAAGCCGAGGCCGGCCAGCGCCGCCATCGTCAGTTGGCCGGTCGCGATCAGTGTGACGATCAGCGCCAGGGCGAGCGCCCGCAGGACCTCGGCCGACGCCATCAGGCGTCGCCGCGGCATGCGGTCGGCGAGGAGGCCGGCCGGAACCGCGAGCAAAAGGAAGGGGAGGGTCAGGGCGGTCTGCAACAGGCCGCTCAGCCCTTCCCCGGCGCCGAGGAGCAGGACGGCGGCGAGCGGCGCGGCGGCCAGGGCGACTTGCTCGGCGCATTGGGCCGCGAGATTCGACCAGGCGAGACGGTGGAAAGTGGCGGGCAGGGGAGCGGTCAGGGACATTTGCGAATGACACTTGCGGCGGATCAGGGGGGACGGCGTGGGACTCGCGCTAGTGTGGCGTCTCGCAATTGCCTACCGCCTTCGCGGCAAGCCTCTCCTAGGCAATTGCGAGACATAAGCCACACTAGCTTTTTGATTTTGCTAGTGTCCCGATGTCTCCGAATGACCGTGCGAGCATGAGGCAAATGGAGCGGTCATTCGGAGACGGGACGCTAGTGTGGCGTCTCGCAATTGCCTACCGCCTTTGCGGCACCCCTCTCCTAGGCAATTGCGAGACATAAGCCACACTAGCTTTTTGATTTTGCTAGTGTCCCGATGTCTCCGAATGACCGTGCGAGCGTGAGGCAAACGAAGCGGTAATTCGGAGACAGGACACTAGGATGTCCGTGTCCATAGGATGGTCGGCGGGTTCCACCCACCCGATCTCCGACAAGGGATTTCTTGCAGTTGCAAATCAGTTGCAATAGAGGCCGGCTTCGTGTTGTCTGAGCGGATGCACGCCAAGTCCCCGCCCTCCGCCGACGTCATGACAGCCGGCCAGCCGCCCGGCGGCTGGCGCGCCGAGCGCGGCGAGCCGTCGTTGTCGGAGGTCTTCGGCTCGGTGCGGGTCGCCGCCGGGGCGTCCTTCTGGCGCAAGCTCGTCGCGTTTCTCGGCCCGGGCTATCTGGTGGCGGTCGGCTACATGGATCCGGGCAACTGGGCGACGTCGCTGGCCGGCGGCTCCCGCTACGGCTACGCACTGCTCTCGGTCGCCCTGATGTCGAACGTCATGGCGATCCTGCTGCAGGCTCTGTGCGCCCGGCTGGGGGTGGGGGCGGGCCGCGATCTCGCTCAGGCCTGCCGGGACGCCTATCCGCGCTGGGTGGCCTGGCCGCTGTGGTTGTTCGCCGAAATCGCCATTGCCGCTACCGACCTCGCCGAGATCATCGGCACCGCGATCGGGCTGAACCTGCTGTTCGGCGTGCCGCTGGCGATCGGGGTCCTGCTCACCGCGGCGGACGTCTTCCTGATCCTCGCCCTGCAGGCGCTCGGTTTCCGTTGGGTGGAGGCGCTGGTGGTCGCGCTGCTCGCCGTCATCGCCGCCTGCTTTTCCATCCAGATCGCGATGGCGCATCCCGACTGGGGCGGCGTGCTGCGCGGCTTCGTGCCGACCCCGGCGCTCGTCGCCGACCGTGACATGCTCTATCTCGCGCTGGGCATTCTCGGCGCGACGGTGATGCCGCACAATCTCTACCTGCATTCCGGCCTGGTGCAGACCCGCGCCTACGAAGCCGACGATGCCGGGCGGCGGCAGGCGATCCGACTCTCCACCATCGATTCGACCATTGCGCTGTGCTTCGCGCTGACGATCAACGCCTCCATCCTCATCCTCGCCGCCGCGACCTTCCACAGCACGGGCCGCTACGATGTGGCCGAACTCGACCGCGCCCACGCCTTCCTGGCGCCGTTGCTCGGCTCGTCGCTGGCGCCGACGCTGTTCGGCATCGCACTGATCTGCTGCGGCTTGAATTCGACAGTCACGGCGACCCTTGCGGGACAGGTCGTGATGGAGGGATTCATCGCCATCAAGCTCGCGCCCTGGCTGCGGCGACTGGTCACCCGCAGCATTGCCATCGTGCCGGCGGCGCTGGTGACGATCTGGTCGGGCGACAAGGGCGCCGGTCAGCTCCTGATTCTCAGTCAGGTGATCCTGAGCCTGCAATTGCCTTTCGCCATCGTGCCCCTGGTCTGGATTACCGCCAGCCGGGCCAAGATGGGCCGCTTCGTCGCGCCGCGATGGCTGACGGCGGCAACCGCGGTGATCGCCGCGCTGATCATCGCCCTCAACATCAAGCTGGTGGTCGATTTCGCGGTCGGATGACGCTCGCTCGTGCGGCGGATCTGACGCTCGTATCAGTCCTGCGGTTCGGGCGCGGCGGCGCCATCGTCGGCCCGCACCCAACCGCTTGCCGCAAGCCGCTGCTGCGGCATGAAACGGGCCTTGTAGTCCATCTTCTTCGAGCCCTCGATCCAGTAGCCGAGGTAGACATAGGGCAGGCCCATGCGGCGCGCCCGGGCGAGATGGTCGAGAATCATGAAGCTGCCCAGCGAGCGGTCGCGCTGGGCGGGGTCGAAGAAGGAATAGACCATCGACAGGCCGTCGCTGAGGATGTCCGTCAGCGCCGCGGCCACCAGCGTCTCGCCGCGGCCGCTGACGCCACTGTCGGGGCCGCGCAGGCGGTATTCGATCAGCTTGGTCTCGACATGGCTGTCCTCCACCATCATGGCGTAGTCCAGCACCGTCATGTCCGCCATGCCGCCATGGCGATGACGCTCGTCGAGATAGGCGCGGAAGATCGCGTACTGCTCCGAGGACGGGGCGGCGGGGCGCAGTTCGCCGACGATGTCGCTGTTGCGCGCCAGCACCTTGCGAAAGCCCCGGGTGGGGCGGAACTCGTTGGCCATCACTCGCACCGAGACGCAGGCGCGGCAATTGTCGCAGGCCGGCCGGTAGGCGATCGACTGGCTGCGCCGGAACCCGCCATGGGTCAGCAGGTCATTGAGCTCGCCGGCCCGGTCGCCGACCAGATGGGTGAAAACCTTGCGCTCGTGGCGGCCCGGCAAATAGGGGCAGGGCGAGGGCGCCGTCAGGTAGAACTGCGGGGTATCGCGCGAATGCTGCGTCACGAAGGTCTCGTCCGGCCTCCCGATGATGCATGATCGCGTCCGCGCGTCGCTCGGTCAACGAGTTTCACGCCGGAGGTGCTTTTTGCGGTGTCAGAATTCCGTGTCATCGGGGGGCGATCTCAGAACGTGCGGACCGGCCCATAGGCCGCGTCCTGGGCGGAGGCATTGATGATCACCGTGCCGAGCACGAAATCGTGCAGCAGGCGGCGGCGGGCGTTGAACAGGCCGACCAGCAGCACCAGCGGGCTCAGGAACGAGATCGACACCCAGAACAGGACGGCGTGACAGGCGCCCAGCACGAAATAACCGGGTGCACCGTACCAGGTCCTCAACTGCAGGTCCAAGGCGCGCATGCCGAGGGTCGCCGAGGCCGGTCCGCCGATCGTCATGCCGTAATAGACAAGAGCCCAGATCACCGACAGCGGCGACACCAGCCAGAACAGCATCCAGCCGAGGCCGAGTGTGATGACGCCGAACACGGCGATGAAGACGTAGGCCAGGATTACCGGGATCGCGAGCACGATCAGGTCGATAAGGAAGGCGAACATCCGGCGGGCTGCGACGCCACGGAACAGCTCCGGCTGGGTATAGGGATCATAGGCGTGCGGACGCGCTTCGAAGCCGCCGCCGCTGCGCCAGACATTGTTGCGCCCGGGATCGTCGCGCCCGGGATCGCTGCCGAAACCGGACCCGGGACCGTTCGAGCCGTCAGCATTCGACATGGCGAAGTCCTTCCCGTCTCATCCAGCCTTGTTCATCGCAGCCGCCCGGCCGACCAAACGCCAGCCAGGAAACTCCGACCAAGTGAGTCTGTCCAACAAATGGCGATGCCGGATTCCGGGCACAAGGGGCAGCGACCAGGGGAGGGTACCTCAGCGGTGGGCCTTGAGGCCCTCCGCCACCTTCGGTGCAAAATAGGTCAGCACGCCGTCGGCGCCGGCGCGTTTGAAGGCGATGAGGCTCTCCACCATGGCGCGGTCGCCATCGATCCAGCCATTCAGGGCGGCGCCGGCGATCATCGCGTATTCGCCCGACACCTGATAGGCGAAGGTCGGCATGGCGAAGGTGTCCTTCACCCGCCGGATGACGTCGAGATAGGGCAGGCCGGGCTTGACCATCACCATGTCGGCGCCCTCGGCGATATCAAGCTCGACCTCGCGCAGCGCCTCGTCGGAATTGGCCGGGTCCATCTGGTAGGTGCGCTTGTCGCCGCTCAGCGTCTTGGCCGAACCGATGGCGTCACGGAACGGACCGTAGAAGGCCGAGGCGTATTTGGCGGCATAGGCCATGATCTGCACGTCGCCGAGCCCGGCCTGGTCGAGGCCGGCGCGGATCGCGCCGACGCGGCCGTCCATCATGTCCGAGGGCGCGATGACGTCGCAGCCGGCCTCGGCCTGGGCCAGCGCCTGCCTGACCAGAACCTCGACGGTCTCGTCGTTGAGGATGACGCCGTCGCGCAGCAGGCCGTCATGGCCGTGGCTGGTGAAGGGATCGAGGGCGACGTCGCACAGGACGCCGAGCTCGGGGAATTCCTTCTTGATCGCCCGGACCGAGCGGCACACCAGATTTTCTGGATTGACGGCCTCGCTGCCGGTCTCGTCGCGCAACGCGGGGTCGGTGTAGGGAAACAGCGCGAGGCAGGGAATATCGAGTTTCAGGGCGCGCTCGGCGTCGCGTACCACCTGGTCGACGGTGACGCGCTCGACGCCCGGCATC encodes the following:
- the parC gene encoding DNA topoisomerase IV subunit A, whose translation is MGKRLIPPEPAEVEEVALREALEERYLAYALSTIMHRALPDARDGLKPVHRRLLHAMRQLRLEPGGGFKKSARVVGDTIGKFHPHGDQSVYDALVRLAQDFAQRYPLVDGQGNFGNVDGDNAAAMRYTEARLTEVARLLLEGIDEDAVDFRANYDGSEQEPVVLPGAFPNLLANGSQGIAVGMATAIPPHNAAELCDAALHLIDKPQAKSRNLMRWVKGPDFPTGGIVVDSQESIAEAYATGRGSFRVRAKWHQEEGARGTWTVVVTEIPWLVQKSRLIEKIAELLNERKLPLLGDIRDESAEDVRIVIEPKSRTVDPGLLMESLFKLTELESRIPLNLNVLVKGRIPKVLGLAEVLREWLDHRREVLLRRSNYRRQQIENRLEVLGGYLIAYLNLDEVIRIIRTEDEPKPVLMKTFSLTEVQADAILNMRLRSLRKLEEMEIRSEDKKLRAELKGIQAILGSETAQWARVGEEIRSVREKFGPKTPLGKRRTQFAEAPEHDLAAMEEALVEREPITVVVSDKGWVRTLKGQVADLSNLTFKTDDHLAYAFFAETTSKLLLFATNGRFYTLDAAKLPGGRGHGEPIRMFIDMEQDAAIVALFVNKGGRKFLVASHDGQGFVVNEDDCIANTRKGKQVLNVAPPNEARALTPVDGDTVAVIGDNRKMLVFGLDQVPEMARGRGVRLQRYKDGGLSDIVTFNAKDGLTWRDSAGRVFGTSMKELADWRGSRADAGRLPPKGFPKSNKFGKTIE
- the tsaA gene encoding tRNA (N6-threonylcarbamoyladenosine(37)-N6)-methyltransferase TrmO; protein product: MASEEFSVREGELAVEPPPPTDAGLVFIGRIHTPWTSREETPRQGRQDGPVCRIEIFDPWVPGLKGLEDYRQVEVFYWLHRARRDLVLQNPRRDGDIRGVFALRSPVRPNPIGLSVAALVGIEGNVVLVRGLDCLDGTPLIDLKPDRCAYSPPKPGH
- a CDS encoding MFS transporter; translation: MSLTAPLPATFHRLAWSNLAAQCAEQVALAAAPLAAVLLLGAGEGLSGLLQTALTLPFLLLAVPAGLLADRMPRRRLMASAEVLRALALALIVTLIATGQLTMAALAGLGFVSVCGTVAFSVAAPALVPALVAPAAFAAANARIELARTVAFAGGPALGGLLVGWTGPAPAFALAAALSLVAARLLAGIAEPPRPRASGRRPLDEFRDGVRFVAAHPLLRPVFVTQLVFGTSFFVILAIFVPYALRHLQMSAAAVGTTLAMYGVGMMIGALAATRLLRHVAFGTVVALGPLTGFAASALLALTIIVPSAALAASGFFLLGVGPILWVISTTTLRQAVTPPQMLGRVSAINILSYGARPLGAAIGAVVGARFGAEACLCLAMAGFAVQAGYILLSPAVTLARQPDGHDAAAIPLRSKTP
- a CDS encoding Nramp family divalent metal transporter; the protein is MHAKSPPSADVMTAGQPPGGWRAERGEPSLSEVFGSVRVAAGASFWRKLVAFLGPGYLVAVGYMDPGNWATSLAGGSRYGYALLSVALMSNVMAILLQALCARLGVGAGRDLAQACRDAYPRWVAWPLWLFAEIAIAATDLAEIIGTAIGLNLLFGVPLAIGVLLTAADVFLILALQALGFRWVEALVVALLAVIAACFSIQIAMAHPDWGGVLRGFVPTPALVADRDMLYLALGILGATVMPHNLYLHSGLVQTRAYEADDAGRRQAIRLSTIDSTIALCFALTINASILILAAATFHSTGRYDVAELDRAHAFLAPLLGSSLAPTLFGIALICCGLNSTVTATLAGQVVMEGFIAIKLAPWLRRLVTRSIAIVPAALVTIWSGDKGAGQLLILSQVILSLQLPFAIVPLVWITASRAKMGRFVAPRWLTAATAVIAALIIALNIKLVVDFAVG
- a CDS encoding arginyltransferase, whose protein sequence is MTQHSRDTPQFYLTAPSPCPYLPGRHERKVFTHLVGDRAGELNDLLTHGGFRRSQSIAYRPACDNCRACVSVRVMANEFRPTRGFRKVLARNSDIVGELRPAAPSSEQYAIFRAYLDERHRHGGMADMTVLDYAMMVEDSHVETKLIEYRLRGPDSGVSGRGETLVAAALTDILSDGLSMVYSFFDPAQRDRSLGSFMILDHLARARRMGLPYVYLGYWIEGSKKMDYKARFMPQQRLAASGWVRADDGAAAPEPQD
- a CDS encoding RDD family protein; the protein is MSNADGSNGPGSGFGSDPGRDDPGRNNVWRSGGGFEARPHAYDPYTQPELFRGVAARRMFAFLIDLIVLAIPVILAYVFIAVFGVITLGLGWMLFWLVSPLSVIWALVYYGMTIGGPASATLGMRALDLQLRTWYGAPGYFVLGACHAVLFWVSISFLSPLVLLVGLFNARRRLLHDFVLGTVIINASAQDAAYGPVRTF
- the hemB gene encoding porphobilinogen synthase; this encodes MAIKFGRPIELRDTERRATEAAQAPDLGLSIRPRRNRKSEWARRLVRENVLTTDDLIWPIFVVDGNNQRVPIASMPGVERVTVDQVVRDAERALKLDIPCLALFPYTDPALRDETGSEAVNPENLVCRSVRAIKKEFPELGVLCDVALDPFTSHGHDGLLRDGVILNDETVEVLVRQALAQAEAGCDVIAPSDMMDGRVGAIRAGLDQAGLGDVQIMAYAAKYASAFYGPFRDAIGSAKTLSGDKRTYQMDPANSDEALREVELDIAEGADMVMVKPGLPYLDVIRRVKDTFAMPTFAYQVSGEYAMIAGAALNGWIDGDRAMVESLIAFKRAGADGVLTYFAPKVAEGLKAHR